One window of Mesorhizobium sp. WSM4904 genomic DNA carries:
- a CDS encoding carbohydrate ABC transporter permease, whose product MARRALFYVGLALLLLAVLFPLYWVVVTSFKTTRDAFAIPPVWLFSPTLDNYRTVFANRGFLSAFANSFIVSILSSALAVTVGSAAAYGLAQQPAELRRAREKFILSLRIAPALLFVIPMYYLATRIGALNKHWLLIAAYAFVNVPFAISLLITFFDDIPKELRDAARVDGAREFSIFWHVYLPAARGGIIATLILCVLFTWNEFFVALVLTGRDTQTLPVSITSFLTFQGIQWGALTAAATLIMLPMIVLGVLVQGQVVRGMTLGSVKG is encoded by the coding sequence ATGGCCAGGCGCGCGCTGTTCTATGTCGGTCTGGCCCTGCTTCTGCTTGCGGTGCTGTTCCCGCTCTATTGGGTCGTCGTCACCTCCTTCAAGACGACGCGCGACGCCTTCGCCATTCCGCCCGTCTGGCTGTTCAGCCCGACGCTCGACAACTATCGGACGGTGTTCGCCAATCGCGGCTTCCTTAGCGCCTTCGCCAATTCCTTCATCGTCTCGATCCTCTCCAGCGCGCTCGCCGTCACCGTCGGCTCGGCCGCCGCTTATGGTCTGGCCCAGCAGCCGGCGGAGCTGCGCCGCGCTCGGGAGAAATTCATCCTCAGCCTGCGCATCGCGCCGGCGCTGCTCTTCGTCATCCCCATGTATTACCTGGCGACCCGCATCGGCGCGCTGAATAAGCACTGGCTGCTGATCGCCGCCTATGCCTTCGTCAACGTACCCTTCGCCATCTCGCTGCTCATCACCTTCTTCGATGACATCCCGAAGGAGTTGCGCGATGCCGCGCGTGTCGACGGGGCGCGCGAGTTTTCGATCTTCTGGCACGTCTATTTGCCGGCCGCTCGCGGCGGCATCATAGCCACGCTCATCCTGTGCGTGCTGTTCACCTGGAACGAGTTCTTCGTGGCGCTTGTGCTCACCGGCCGAGACACTCAGACGCTGCCGGTCTCGATCACCTCGTTCCTGACATTCCAGGGCATCCAGTGGGGCGCGCTGACCGCCGCCGCCACCCTCATCATGCTGCCGATGATCGTGCTCGGCGTATTGGTGCAGGGACAGGTGGTGCGCGGCATGACGCTTGGCAGCGTGAAGGGCTGA
- a CDS encoding ABC transporter ATP-binding protein, producing MAKLSIRSVSKSYGAVPVLDDVSVEVEEGSFVVLLGPSGCGKSTLLHAVAGLNPIDSGSIVIGDRNVTNLPARERDVAMVFQSYALYPTMTVAQNIAFPLKMRGLDRKTYDEKVTGVARLLQIEPLLARLPRELSGGQRQRVAIGRALVRDPRLFLFDEPLSNLDAALRTELRAEIKRLHQSIRRTMVYVTHDQTEALTLADKIVVLKAGKIEQTGTPLSLYDDPDNAFVAGFIGTPRMNFLKATVVDDGKALTAGEARVDISHLKTRLENGQTVTLGIRPEHLDEKDGVALSLAVDVTERLGSTSYVHGALASGQSVVAERREDQPGFGETITLRFQPSRARIFDAEGNRIR from the coding sequence ATGGCGAAACTCTCGATACGGTCGGTCTCGAAATCCTACGGCGCGGTCCCTGTGCTGGACGACGTTTCGGTCGAGGTCGAGGAGGGCTCCTTCGTCGTGCTGCTCGGCCCGTCCGGGTGCGGGAAGTCGACGCTGCTCCATGCCGTGGCCGGGCTTAATCCAATCGACTCCGGCAGCATCGTCATCGGCGACCGCAACGTCACCAACCTGCCCGCGCGGGAACGCGATGTCGCGATGGTCTTTCAGTCCTATGCCCTCTACCCAACCATGACGGTGGCGCAGAACATCGCCTTTCCGCTGAAGATGCGCGGGCTCGACCGTAAGACATACGACGAGAAGGTCACCGGCGTGGCGCGCCTGCTGCAGATCGAGCCACTGCTGGCCCGGCTGCCGCGTGAGCTTTCCGGTGGCCAGCGCCAGCGCGTCGCCATCGGCCGAGCCCTGGTGCGCGATCCGCGCCTGTTCCTGTTCGACGAGCCGCTCTCAAACCTCGACGCCGCCTTGCGCACCGAGCTTCGCGCCGAGATCAAGCGCCTGCACCAGTCGATCCGCCGCACCATGGTCTACGTCACGCATGACCAGACCGAGGCGTTGACGCTAGCCGACAAGATCGTCGTACTGAAGGCAGGCAAGATCGAACAGACCGGCACGCCACTGTCGCTGTACGACGACCCGGACAACGCTTTCGTCGCCGGCTTCATCGGCACGCCGCGCATGAACTTCCTCAAGGCGACCGTCGTGGACGATGGCAAGGCGCTGACAGCAGGCGAGGCGAGGGTGGACATCTCGCATCTCAAGACGAGGCTGGAGAACGGCCAGACGGTGACGCTGGGCATAAGGCCGGAGCATCTCGACGAGAAGGACGGCGTCGCGCTCTCGCTTGCCGTGGACGTCACCGAGCGCCTGGGTTCGACCTCGTACGTGCACGGCGCCCTGGCGAGCGGCCAGAGCGTCGTTGCCGAACGGCGCGAGGACCAGCCGGGCTTCGGCGAGACGATCACGCTGCGCTTCCAGCCCAGCCGTGCGCGTATTTTCGATGCCGAGGGTAATCGCATTCGCTAG